From Rutidosis leptorrhynchoides isolate AG116_Rl617_1_P2 chromosome 3, CSIRO_AGI_Rlap_v1, whole genome shotgun sequence, a single genomic window includes:
- the LOC139901480 gene encoding uncharacterized protein: MSQEQGYVEAKLTMKNMLNVIPQLKASMTENQQKIFRGTCFGPWLDLSYTGNDPGLVHAMLQRKSERPIGIDEKYPADDEEIWFSFRPNFKIRFSRREFCLITGFKFSRRTDMAHYIPRSYDVETPPIRRRCFPNRKVNSNITITDIQKLLYDGADFVVSDDDVVRLAIILIVERAFMGKQGIHVVSKKYLWLVEDFAKLNDYPWGNRIWDATYPVVKDGFQARESQLEVGKGYTLVGFMWSFKIWILEAYRRTIKSFAHKTDKNGVPRALFWKRSSAETFSVTNYLHLLNVMDDCPKNKRPFRTLHPTDVESGCQWWLKSCQYFDGTEVDEEVEEPVEDEPVNEEHGGGEQSQSQSQSQSQSQTQSNLSTDAKELYMSLVKRMDRQEKELQECRTQINDHERRISEQEKRISEQEQNQDEE; encoded by the exons ATGTCACAAGAACAG GGATATGTTGAGGCGAAGTTGACGATGAAGAATATGCTTAATGTTATACCTCAACTAAAGGCATCAATGACTGAGAATCAACAAAAAATTTTTAGGGGAACTTGTTTTGGTCCTTGGCTAGATCTTTCTTACACCGGCAATGATCCGGGCcttgtacatgcaatgctccaaAGAAAGAGTGAGCGACCGATAGGAATAGATGAAAAGTACCCTGCTGATGATGAGGAAATATGGTTTAGTTTCCGTCCGAATTTCAAAATTAGATTTAGTAGGCGGGAATTTTGTCTCATCACGGGGTTTAAGTTTAGTCGTCgcacggacatggcacattacattcCCAGAAGTTATGATGTAGAAACACCACCGATTAGACGACGTTGTTTCCCAAATCGTAAAGTTAATTCAAACATTACAATTACCGATATCCAAAAGCTTTTATATGATGGTGCTGATTTTGTGGTTAGTGATGATGATGTCGTGCGACTAGCCATTATTTTGATTGTGGAGAGAGCGTTTATGGGTAAGCAAGGGATTCATGTGGTGAGCAAAAAATACCTATGGCTAGTCGAAGACTTTGCTAAATTGAATGACTACCCGTGGGGTAATCGTATTTGGGATGCCACTTACCCCGTAGTTAAAGATGGATTTCAAGCTCGGGAAAGTCAGTTAGAGGTGGGAAAGGGTTATACTTTGGTCGGTTTTATGTGGTCATTTAAG atttggattctcgaggcaTATCGACGAACAATTAAAAGTTTTGCCCACAAGACAGACAAAAATGGAGTACCGAGGGCCTTATTTTGGAAACGTTCATCGGCTGAGACTTTTTCAGTCACTAATTACCTGCATCTACTAAACGTTatg GATGATTGTCCGAAGAATAAACGACCTTTTCGTACTCTGCATCCCACTGATGTTGAGAGTGGATGTCAATGGTGGTTAAAAAGTTGCCAATACTTTGATGGGACGGAAGTGGATGAGGaagttgaagaacctgttgaagatGAACCTGTCAATGAGGAACATGGTGGTGGAGAACagtctcaatctcaatctcaatctcagtCTCAATCTCAGACTCAATCAAACTTATCTACTGATGCAAAGGAATTATACATGTCTTTGGTGAAACGGATGGATAGGCAAGAGAAGGAGCTGCAAGAGTGTAGAACGCAAATAAATGATCACGAGAGACGTATATCTGAACAAGAGAAACGAATATCAGAACAAGAGCAAAATCAAGATGAGgagtga